A single region of the Pelobates fuscus isolate aPelFus1 chromosome 4, aPelFus1.pri, whole genome shotgun sequence genome encodes:
- the THAP2 gene encoding THAP domain-containing protein 2 yields MPKSCVVCGAVMRRGSGRSFHRFPNDPVKRSKWVCLTGREHFIPNKETVLCSDHFEDHCFDRTGQTIRLREDSMPTLFGGIRKQLGEHVTKLSLKRHFKEVDSASVCHEGLTVISDHCYALACPETAKKKIAELQRQNETLKKTMKSNMQRERRLARKWRATCNILQGLKSHQGLNPSKAEEVLGNILSSISMEFLDEKNPPLNIC; encoded by the exons ATGCCCAAGAGCTGCGTGGTATGCGGGGCTGTGATGAGGAGGGGGAGCGGCAGGAGCTTCCACAG GTTTCCTAATGACCCTGTGAAGAGATCAAAATGGGTTTGTTTAACTGGCCGGGAGCATTTTATTCCTAATAAAGAAACTGTACTGTGTTCAGATCACTTTGAAGATCATTGTTTTGATCGTACAGGACAAACTATCAGACTTCGAGAAGATAGCATGCCAACACTTTTTGGAGGGATCAGGAAGCAGCTTGGTGAG CATGTAACTAAACTGTCTTTGAAGAGACATTTTAAAGAAGTAGACAGTGCCTCTGTGTGTCATGAAGGACTGACTGTGATCTCTGATCATTGCTATGCATTAGCATGCCCTGAGACTGCTAAAAAGAAGATAGCAGAGTTGCAGCGGCAAAATGAAACGTTAAAGAAAACTATGAAATCCAACATGCAACGAGAACGGAGATTGGCAAGGAAATGGAGAGCAACATGTAATATACTGCAAGGACTAAAGTCCCACCAAGGACTTAACCCTAGTAAGGCAGAGGAAGTGTTGGGAAATATTTTGAGTAGTATCTCTATGGAGTTTCTAGATGAGAAAAACCCTCCTCTTAATATATGTTGA